A stretch of the Bordetella genomosp. 8 genome encodes the following:
- a CDS encoding cell division protein FtsX translates to MNAWLRQHRYALGITLRRMLAQPFSSLANLLVMALALALPILGAAILVSVQPVARQLSVTPELTVFMKIDAPAGAAQAVADRIRKDYGDDVREVRTIGRDSALAALRRNPTWAEALAVLPGNPLPDAVVATLRDGDDLAGRAAKLAQAWKALDQVEQVQLDSDWVQRMEAMLRFARIGLVFLAACVAVVVLATVFNTVRMQALTQREEIAVARLVGATESFVRRPFLYLGALSGAVSALLAILIAAWALSPLNDALTAVARSYGADFALHLPEASWLAVAVVAAAVLAALSARWSVTRSTRF, encoded by the coding sequence ATGAACGCATGGCTGCGGCAACACCGCTACGCGCTGGGCATCACCTTGCGGCGCATGCTGGCACAACCCTTTTCGTCGCTGGCGAACCTGCTGGTGATGGCGCTGGCACTGGCGCTGCCCATCCTGGGCGCCGCCATCCTGGTATCGGTCCAGCCGGTGGCGCGCCAGCTTTCCGTGACGCCGGAACTGACTGTCTTCATGAAGATAGACGCGCCGGCGGGCGCCGCGCAGGCAGTGGCCGACCGCATACGCAAGGATTACGGCGACGACGTGCGCGAAGTCCGCACCATCGGCCGCGACAGCGCGCTGGCCGCGCTGCGGCGCAATCCCACCTGGGCCGAGGCCCTGGCGGTGCTGCCCGGCAATCCGCTGCCCGACGCCGTGGTGGCGACCCTGCGCGACGGTGACGACCTGGCCGGTCGCGCGGCGAAACTGGCCCAGGCCTGGAAGGCCCTGGACCAGGTCGAACAGGTACAGCTGGACAGCGACTGGGTCCAGCGCATGGAAGCCATGCTGCGATTCGCCCGCATCGGCCTGGTTTTCCTGGCGGCCTGCGTCGCCGTGGTGGTGCTGGCCACCGTGTTCAACACCGTCCGGATGCAGGCCCTGACGCAGCGCGAGGAGATCGCCGTGGCGCGGCTGGTCGGCGCGACCGAGTCCTTCGTGCGGCGCCCTTTCCTGTACCTGGGCGCCTTGTCCGGGGCGGTATCGGCCCTGCTGGCCATCCTGATCGCGGCGTGGGCGCTGTCCCCGCTGAATGATGCACTCACCGCCGTGGCGCGCAGCTATGGCGCCGATTTTGCCCTGCACCTGCCGGAGGCCTCCTGGCTGGCGGTGGCGGTCGTGGCCGCCGCGGTGCTCGCGGCCCTGTCGGCGCGCTGGTCAGTCACTCGCAGTACCCGTTTTTAG
- a CDS encoding indolepyruvate ferredoxin oxidoreductase family protein — protein MNAPLTPAQRAALQSVQLDDKYSLDTGRAWMSGIHALVRLPMMQRTRDMRVGLNTGGFISGYRGSPLGGVDLNMWKAAKYLEAHHVVFQPGLNEDLAATAVWGSQQVNLFPGARYDGVFGMWYGKGPGVDRCGDVFKHANAAGTSRHGGVLVVAGDDHPAKSSTLPHQSDHLLKACLIPVLFPSTVQEVLDYGLHGWAMSRYAGVWVGMKCITDIVEVSASVEVDPERVRILLPEDFRMPADGLNIRMPDTPLEQEARLLDYKLYAALAYARANGLNRELWQVPPESARFGIMTSGKAYLDTRQALSDLGLDDDTCRRIGVRLFKVGMVWPLEATGMQRFAEGLDEILVVEEKRQVLEYQLKEELFGWIGSGKKIPRVVGKFDDKDGGEWAVPQGNWLLPAHYEFSPAIVAKAIGARLLKFELPADVRAGIEARLAFIEARERALSRPRVVAERKPWFCSGCPHNTSTRVPDGSRGMAGIGCHYMVRWMGRQTDLFTHMGGEGVPWIGHAPFTDEKHVFANLGDGTYYHSGLLAIRAAVAAKTPITYKILFNDAVAMTGGQPVDGPISVPMITRQLAAEGIEKIVVVTDEPHKYKGVQDLAPGVPVVHRDELDRVQRELREYPGVSILIYDQTCATEKRRRRKHNAYPDPARRVVINERVCEGCGDCSDKSNCLSVEPLETEFGRKRAINQSSCNKDFSCLNGFCPSFVTVEGGKLRKPKGIGSQEAIDATLPEPDVPTLERPYGVFIAGVGGTGVVTIGQLLGMAAHIEGKGCSVLDMAGLAQKGGAVHSHVILARSPGHLLNTRVAMAEADLVLAGDLVVASSPDAVARMSPERTRLLLNSDVAPTAAFISNPDWRLPAGNLQRDIDTACMPGQVDAIDAAELAVGLLGDAIYANPLMMGYAYQKGWIPLGREALLRAIELNGTQVENNKAAFAWGRRAAQDLASVQQLIAPAGKAAAPGTAAALETTELAGNPGGAIGGGAEIIELRRGAPQRGADGAASGRSSGLSGLSGLSGPAADLATLVERRVRFLTDYQSAAYARRYADFVNQVAAAEQAATGSTRLAQAVAKNYFKLLAYKDEYEVARLYSDGEFMRRVAEQFEGDWKLNFHLAPPAFSRRNAEGHLVKRAYGPWMMKAFGVLARLRRLRGTPLDVFGYTQERRTERALIREYRDTVAALLPGLSRASLDIAVALASLPEDIRGYGHIKEASIERAQARRRDLLQRLEGGARVEVRDSARAA, from the coding sequence ATGAACGCCCCCCTGACGCCGGCGCAGCGCGCCGCGCTCCAATCCGTCCAACTGGACGACAAATACTCCCTGGATACTGGCCGTGCCTGGATGAGTGGCATCCACGCCCTGGTGCGCCTGCCGATGATGCAGCGCACGCGGGATATGCGGGTCGGACTGAACACGGGGGGCTTCATCTCCGGCTACCGCGGTTCGCCCTTGGGCGGCGTGGACCTGAACATGTGGAAGGCCGCCAAGTACCTGGAAGCCCACCACGTCGTCTTCCAGCCCGGTTTGAACGAAGACCTGGCCGCCACCGCGGTGTGGGGCAGCCAGCAGGTGAATCTGTTCCCCGGCGCCCGCTACGACGGCGTGTTCGGCATGTGGTATGGCAAGGGCCCGGGCGTGGATCGCTGCGGCGATGTCTTCAAGCACGCCAATGCGGCGGGCACGTCGCGGCACGGCGGCGTGCTGGTCGTGGCCGGCGACGATCACCCGGCCAAGTCGTCGACGCTGCCGCATCAAAGCGACCATCTGCTCAAGGCCTGCCTGATCCCCGTGCTGTTCCCCTCCACCGTCCAGGAAGTTCTGGATTACGGCCTGCATGGCTGGGCCATGAGCCGCTACGCGGGGGTATGGGTCGGCATGAAATGCATCACCGACATCGTGGAAGTCTCCGCGTCGGTGGAGGTCGATCCCGAGCGCGTCCGCATCCTCCTGCCGGAAGATTTCAGGATGCCCGCGGACGGCTTGAACATCCGCATGCCCGATACGCCCCTGGAACAGGAAGCGCGCCTGCTGGACTACAAACTGTATGCCGCCCTGGCCTATGCGCGCGCCAACGGCCTGAATCGCGAGCTATGGCAGGTGCCGCCGGAATCCGCGCGCTTCGGCATCATGACCTCCGGCAAGGCCTACCTGGACACCCGCCAGGCCTTGTCCGACCTGGGGCTGGACGACGACACCTGCCGCCGCATCGGCGTGCGGCTGTTCAAGGTCGGCATGGTATGGCCGCTGGAGGCCACCGGCATGCAGCGCTTCGCCGAAGGCCTGGACGAAATCCTGGTGGTGGAGGAAAAGCGGCAGGTGCTGGAATACCAGTTGAAGGAAGAACTGTTCGGCTGGATAGGCAGCGGCAAGAAGATCCCGCGCGTGGTCGGCAAGTTCGACGACAAGGATGGCGGCGAGTGGGCGGTGCCCCAGGGCAACTGGCTGCTGCCGGCGCATTACGAGTTTTCGCCGGCCATCGTCGCCAAGGCCATCGGCGCGCGCCTGCTGAAGTTCGAGCTGCCGGCCGACGTGCGCGCCGGCATCGAAGCGCGCCTAGCCTTCATCGAGGCGCGCGAGCGCGCCCTGTCGCGGCCGCGCGTCGTGGCCGAGCGCAAACCGTGGTTCTGTTCCGGCTGTCCGCACAACACGTCCACGCGGGTGCCCGACGGGTCGCGCGGCATGGCCGGCATCGGCTGCCATTACATGGTGCGCTGGATGGGCCGCCAGACGGACCTGTTCACCCACATGGGCGGCGAAGGCGTGCCGTGGATCGGGCATGCGCCGTTCACCGACGAAAAGCACGTGTTCGCCAACCTGGGTGACGGCACCTACTACCATTCGGGGCTGCTGGCGATCCGCGCCGCGGTCGCGGCGAAAACGCCCATCACCTACAAGATCCTGTTCAATGACGCGGTGGCCATGACCGGCGGCCAGCCGGTGGACGGCCCGATCAGCGTGCCGATGATCACCCGCCAGCTGGCGGCCGAGGGCATCGAGAAGATCGTCGTGGTGACCGACGAACCGCACAAGTACAAGGGCGTGCAGGACCTGGCGCCGGGCGTGCCGGTGGTCCATCGCGACGAGCTGGACCGCGTGCAGCGCGAACTGCGCGAGTATCCCGGCGTTTCCATCCTGATCTACGACCAGACCTGCGCCACGGAAAAGCGCCGCCGCCGCAAGCACAATGCATATCCGGATCCCGCGCGGCGCGTCGTCATCAACGAACGTGTGTGCGAAGGGTGCGGCGATTGCTCGGACAAATCGAACTGCCTGTCGGTCGAGCCGCTGGAAACCGAATTCGGCCGCAAGCGCGCGATCAACCAGTCCAGCTGCAACAAGGACTTCTCCTGCCTGAACGGCTTCTGCCCCAGCTTCGTCACGGTCGAAGGCGGCAAGCTGCGCAAGCCCAAGGGCATAGGCAGCCAGGAGGCCATCGATGCCACTCTGCCCGAACCGGATGTGCCTACGCTGGAACGGCCTTATGGCGTGTTCATCGCAGGCGTGGGCGGAACCGGGGTCGTCACCATCGGCCAGCTTCTGGGCATGGCGGCGCACATCGAAGGCAAGGGCTGCTCGGTGCTCGATATGGCGGGCCTGGCGCAGAAGGGCGGAGCGGTGCATTCGCACGTGATCCTGGCCCGATCGCCGGGGCATCTCCTGAATACGCGCGTGGCGATGGCCGAAGCGGACCTGGTGCTGGCCGGCGACCTGGTGGTGGCCAGCAGCCCCGACGCCGTTGCCCGCATGAGTCCGGAACGCACCCGCCTGTTGCTCAATAGCGATGTGGCGCCCACCGCGGCCTTTATTTCCAATCCGGACTGGCGCCTGCCGGCCGGCAACCTGCAGCGTGACATCGACACCGCCTGCATGCCGGGGCAGGTCGACGCCATCGATGCCGCCGAACTGGCGGTAGGCCTGCTCGGTGACGCCATCTATGCCAACCCCCTGATGATGGGCTACGCCTACCAGAAGGGCTGGATCCCGCTCGGACGCGAGGCCTTGTTGCGGGCCATCGAATTGAATGGCACCCAGGTGGAGAACAACAAGGCCGCGTTCGCCTGGGGCCGCCGCGCGGCGCAGGACCTGGCGTCGGTCCAGCAGTTGATCGCACCGGCCGGCAAGGCGGCCGCGCCCGGGACGGCCGCTGCGCTGGAAACCACCGAGCTCGCCGGCAATCCGGGCGGCGCCATCGGCGGCGGCGCGGAGATCATCGAGTTGCGCCGGGGCGCGCCGCAACGCGGCGCCGATGGCGCGGCGTCGGGGCGATCGTCAGGCCTGTCAGGCCTTTCCGGCCTGTCCGGCCCGGCCGCCGATCTGGCGACGCTGGTGGAGCGGCGCGTACGCTTCCTGACGGATTACCAGAGCGCGGCCTATGCGCGCCGCTATGCCGACTTCGTCAACCAGGTGGCGGCCGCGGAACAGGCGGCCACCGGGTCCACACGCCTGGCGCAGGCGGTGGCGAAGAACTACTTCAAGCTGTTGGCGTACAAGGACGAATACGAAGTCGCGCGCCTGTACAGCGATGGCGAATTCATGCGCCGCGTGGCCGAGCAGTTCGAGGGCGACTGGAAACTCAACTTCCATCTGGCCCCGCCGGCGTTCTCCCGGCGCAATGCCGAAGGACACCTGGTCAAGCGCGCATACGGGCCATGGATGATGAAGGCGTTCGGCGTGCTGGCCAGGCTGCGCCGCCTGCGCGGCACGCCGCTCGATGTCTTCGGCTATACCCAGGAGCGGCGCACGGAGCGCGCGCTCATCCGGGAGTATCGCGACACCGTGGCCGCCTTGCTACCTGGCTTGAGCCGGGCCAGCCTGGACATCGCCGTGGCCCTGGCCAGCCTGCCGGAGGACATACGCGGCTATGGCCATATCAAGGAAGCCTCGATCGAACGCGCCCAAGCCAGGCGCCGCGACCTGCTGCAACGGCTGGAAGGCGGGGCGCGCGTAGAGGTGCGGGACAGCGCCCGCGCGGCTTAG
- the cheD gene encoding chemoreceptor glutamine deamidase CheD: MSARDARATRHYFDSAFNYQAVKVLPNEYYVTGDDLMITTVLGSCVAACIRDPQTGVGGMNHFMLPEGDSQSPASATMRYGAFAMEVLINEVLKAGAARERLQAKVFGGGAVLEAMQQMNIGERNGQFVLNYLAMENIPVLARDLGDVYARRISFFPRDGRVMVRKMTTKTRATEIIAKREVAVVETLKEKTVSKPRVELFNMPPRARRATAT, translated from the coding sequence ATGTCTGCCCGTGACGCCCGCGCGACGCGCCACTATTTTGATAGTGCCTTCAACTATCAGGCAGTCAAAGTGCTGCCCAACGAGTACTACGTTACGGGCGACGACCTGATGATCACGACCGTGCTGGGTTCGTGCGTGGCCGCCTGTATCCGCGACCCGCAGACCGGCGTGGGCGGCATGAACCACTTCATGCTTCCGGAAGGCGACAGCCAGTCGCCGGCGTCGGCGACGATGCGCTATGGCGCGTTCGCCATGGAAGTACTGATCAACGAAGTGCTGAAGGCGGGCGCCGCGCGCGAACGCCTGCAAGCCAAGGTCTTCGGCGGCGGCGCGGTGCTGGAAGCCATGCAGCAGATGAATATCGGCGAGCGCAACGGGCAGTTCGTGCTGAATTACCTGGCGATGGAAAACATCCCGGTGCTGGCGCGCGACCTGGGCGACGTCTACGCCCGCCGCATCAGTTTCTTCCCGCGTGACGGGCGGGTCATGGTGCGCAAGATGACCACCAAGACCCGGGCGACGGAAATCATTGCCAAGCGCGAAGTCGCGGTGGTGGAGACGCTCAAGGAAAAGACCGTTTCCAAGCCGCGCGTCGAGCTGTTCAACATGCCGCCGCGCGCGCGGCGCGCGACGGCGACCTGA
- a CDS encoding cell division ATP-binding protein FtsE, with product MIEFQHVFKSYGRGRNILADINFRITAGEFVFVSGPSGAGKSTLLKLIGGLEPPSRGSIQVNGQRLDKLPQRARPYLRRAVGVILQDTHLLYDRNAFENVMLPLAVTGQPRDSAAARARAALDKVGLSGKETLNPIELSGGEQQRLAIARAIVNRPAILIADEPTANLDHDSALRIMNVFRDFNRVGVTTLIASHDQELMSHYAQRVLRIEPGRFADLSAEAQA from the coding sequence ATGATCGAATTCCAGCACGTATTCAAATCGTACGGACGCGGCCGCAATATCCTGGCCGATATCAACTTCCGCATCACGGCGGGCGAATTCGTCTTTGTGTCGGGGCCGTCGGGCGCCGGCAAGTCGACTTTGCTGAAGCTGATCGGGGGTTTGGAACCGCCCAGCCGGGGCTCCATCCAGGTGAACGGGCAGCGGTTGGACAAGCTGCCGCAGCGAGCCCGTCCCTATCTACGCCGGGCCGTCGGGGTGATCCTGCAGGACACCCACCTGCTCTATGACCGCAACGCCTTCGAAAACGTCATGCTGCCCCTGGCGGTGACCGGCCAGCCCCGGGATTCCGCGGCGGCGCGGGCGCGCGCCGCGCTCGACAAGGTCGGCCTGTCCGGCAAGGAAACCCTGAACCCCATCGAGCTGTCCGGCGGCGAACAGCAACGCCTGGCCATCGCCCGCGCCATCGTCAACCGGCCGGCCATCCTGATCGCCGACGAGCCCACCGCCAACCTCGATCACGACAGCGCCCTGCGCATCATGAATGTGTTCCGTGACTTCAATCGCGTCGGCGTGACGACGCTGATCGCTTCCCATGACCAGGAACTGATGTCCCATTACGCCCAGCGGGTGCTGCGCATCGAGCCCGGCCGTTTCGCCGACCTGTCCGCGGAGGCCCAGGCATGA
- a CDS encoding amino acid ABC transporter ATP-binding protein, giving the protein MADAIIRMQDVNKWYGQFHVLRNIDLDVATGERIVICGPSGSGKSTLIRCINRLEEHQQGQIVVNGTELTNDLKHIEMIRRDVGMVFQHFNLFPHLTVLENLTLGPMWVLKKPRAEAEATALKYLERVRIPEQANKFPGQLSGGQQQRVAIARSLCMSPKIMLFDEPTSALDPEMVKEVLDVMVKLAEESGVTMLCVTHEMGFARKVADRVIFMDRGEIIEQNTPDEFFDHPQNERTRLFLSQILH; this is encoded by the coding sequence ATGGCCGACGCAATCATTCGTATGCAGGACGTGAACAAGTGGTATGGCCAGTTCCACGTGCTGCGCAATATCGACCTGGACGTGGCGACCGGCGAACGTATCGTCATCTGCGGTCCTTCCGGATCGGGCAAGTCGACGCTGATCCGCTGCATCAACCGGCTGGAAGAGCACCAGCAGGGCCAGATCGTCGTCAACGGCACGGAGCTGACCAACGATCTCAAGCATATCGAGATGATTCGCCGCGACGTCGGCATGGTGTTCCAGCACTTCAATCTTTTCCCGCATCTGACGGTGCTGGAAAACCTGACGCTGGGACCCATGTGGGTGCTGAAGAAGCCGCGCGCCGAAGCCGAGGCCACCGCGCTGAAGTACCTGGAGCGCGTGCGCATCCCTGAACAGGCCAACAAGTTTCCCGGCCAGTTGTCGGGCGGCCAGCAGCAGCGCGTGGCGATCGCGCGCTCGCTGTGCATGAGCCCCAAGATCATGCTGTTCGACGAGCCGACGTCCGCCCTGGACCCGGAAATGGTCAAGGAAGTGCTGGACGTGATGGTCAAGCTCGCCGAAGAAAGCGGCGTCACCATGCTGTGCGTGACCCATGAAATGGGCTTCGCCCGCAAGGTCGCCGACCGCGTCATCTTCATGGACCGCGGCGAAATCATCGAGCAGAACACGCCCGACGAATTCTTCGATCACCCCCAGAACGAGCGGACCCGGCTGTTCCTCAGCCAGATATTGCATTGA
- a CDS encoding amino acid ABC transporter substrate-binding protein, translating to MKTWKKAALGAAMLTLCGSAFAGATFDNVKKKGFVQCGVSTGVPGFSAADSKGEWKGLDVDMCRAVAATMFNDASKFKVTPLNTQQRFTALQSGEVDVLTRNTTETLTRDTTLGLIGTGVNYYDSQGVMVSKELGVKSAKELNGATVCVQPGTTTELNLADWFRANKIEFKPVVIEKYDEIVRAFSAGRCDAFTTDKSQLASTRTTLENPDKYIILPEDFSKEPLGPMVRQDDVQWFNVVRWALNAMLEAEEYGVTTENVEAMLKSTNPNVQRILGVTPGMGKNLGVDDKWAYNIVKQVGNYGESFERNLGSGSPMKLPRGLNAQWKQGGLMYGWPIR from the coding sequence ATGAAAACCTGGAAAAAGGCTGCCCTCGGCGCCGCGATGCTGACTTTGTGCGGCAGCGCCTTCGCCGGTGCGACTTTCGACAACGTCAAGAAGAAGGGCTTCGTTCAATGCGGCGTGTCGACCGGCGTGCCCGGTTTTTCCGCCGCCGACAGCAAGGGCGAGTGGAAGGGGCTGGACGTCGACATGTGCCGTGCCGTCGCCGCCACCATGTTCAATGACGCCAGCAAGTTCAAGGTGACCCCCTTGAACACGCAGCAGCGCTTCACGGCGCTGCAGTCGGGCGAAGTCGACGTCCTGACGCGCAATACGACCGAAACCCTGACCCGCGATACCACCCTGGGCCTGATCGGCACGGGCGTGAACTACTACGACAGCCAGGGCGTCATGGTGTCCAAGGAATTGGGTGTCAAGAGCGCCAAGGAATTGAACGGCGCCACCGTCTGCGTGCAGCCCGGCACCACCACCGAACTGAACCTGGCGGACTGGTTCCGCGCCAACAAGATCGAGTTCAAGCCGGTCGTCATCGAAAAGTACGACGAGATCGTGCGGGCATTCTCGGCGGGACGCTGCGATGCCTTCACGACCGACAAGTCCCAGCTGGCTTCCACGCGGACCACGCTGGAGAATCCGGACAAGTACATCATCCTGCCGGAAGATTTCTCCAAGGAGCCGCTCGGGCCCATGGTGCGCCAGGACGACGTGCAGTGGTTCAACGTGGTGCGCTGGGCCTTGAATGCCATGCTGGAAGCCGAGGAATACGGCGTCACGACGGAGAACGTCGAAGCCATGCTGAAAAGCACCAATCCCAATGTGCAGCGCATCCTGGGCGTGACGCCCGGCATGGGCAAGAACCTGGGCGTGGACGACAAGTGGGCCTACAACATCGTCAAGCAGGTGGGGAATTACGGCGAAAGCTTCGAGCGCAACCTGGGCAGCGGCAGCCCCATGAAACTGCCGCGCGGCCTGAACGCGCAATGGAAGCAGGGCGGCTTGATGTACGGCTGGCCGATTCGTTGA
- a CDS encoding amino acid ABC transporter permease, whose amino-acid sequence MTPDSTAPPAAAPVRKLSWNDPGVRAIVYQVVAVAAVAWVAWFLVSNTLHNLASRNISTGFGFLGREAGFAIGETPISYTPADTYGRAIVIGLLNTLRAAVIGIVLATVLGTLIGIARLSRNWLIARLASVYVEVMRNVPLLLQLFFWYALITENMPGPRQAHQPLPDVFISNRGLKLPTLQGGAVDWMLGGLGLAIVAILALAHWGNKRREATGRIFPLARWALLLIVALPLLGWLVSGASLKVDVPVLRGFNFSGGMTLTPEFAALLAGLVSYTAAFIAEVVRSGVQAVNIGQWEAAGSLGLRRGLVLRLVVLPQALRVIIPPMTSQYLNLTKNSSLAVAIGFPDIVSVVNTTLNQTGQAIEGILIIMAAYLTVSLSISVLMNWYNKRIALIER is encoded by the coding sequence ATGACGCCCGACTCCACAGCGCCGCCGGCGGCGGCGCCTGTCCGCAAGCTTTCCTGGAACGATCCAGGCGTAAGAGCCATCGTCTATCAGGTCGTCGCCGTGGCGGCGGTGGCCTGGGTGGCCTGGTTCCTGGTATCGAACACGCTGCACAACCTGGCCTCGCGCAATATTTCCACCGGCTTCGGCTTCCTGGGCCGCGAGGCGGGTTTCGCCATCGGCGAAACGCCGATCAGCTATACGCCGGCGGATACCTATGGACGAGCCATCGTCATCGGGTTGCTGAATACCCTGCGCGCGGCGGTCATCGGCATCGTGCTGGCCACCGTGCTCGGCACCTTGATCGGTATCGCGCGCCTGTCGCGCAACTGGCTGATCGCCAGGCTGGCATCGGTCTATGTCGAGGTCATGCGGAATGTCCCGCTGCTCCTGCAGCTGTTCTTCTGGTACGCCCTGATCACCGAGAACATGCCAGGGCCGCGGCAGGCGCATCAACCCTTGCCGGACGTCTTCATTTCCAATCGCGGCCTGAAACTGCCGACCTTGCAGGGCGGCGCGGTCGACTGGATGCTGGGGGGACTGGGGCTGGCGATCGTCGCCATCCTGGCCCTGGCCCATTGGGGCAACAAGCGCCGCGAAGCGACCGGCCGCATCTTTCCGCTGGCCCGTTGGGCGCTGCTCCTGATCGTCGCACTGCCGCTGCTGGGCTGGCTCGTCAGCGGCGCGTCGCTGAAGGTGGACGTGCCGGTGCTGCGCGGCTTCAACTTTTCCGGCGGCATGACGCTGACGCCGGAATTCGCGGCGCTGCTGGCGGGCCTGGTGAGCTACACCGCCGCCTTCATCGCCGAAGTCGTCCGTTCCGGCGTGCAGGCCGTCAACATCGGGCAGTGGGAAGCCGCCGGTTCCCTGGGGCTGCGACGCGGCCTGGTGCTCAGGCTGGTCGTGCTGCCGCAGGCCTTGCGCGTGATCATTCCGCCGATGACCAGTCAGTACCTGAACCTGACCAAGAACAGCTCGCTGGCCGTCGCCATCGGTTTTCCCGACATCGTGTCGGTGGTCAACACGACCTTGAACCAGACCGGCCAGGCCATCGAAGGCATCCTCATCATCATGGCCGCCTACCTGACGGTCAGCCTGTCGATTTCGGTGTTGATGAACTGGTACAACAAGCGCATCGCGCTGATAGAGCGCTAG
- a CDS encoding amino acid ABC transporter permease, translated as MNTPEPPRAGSADLPVAPTPDGLPITQPGGPAGAASAAVDSLPPPGSQTGLWGWLRLRLFSSPLNILLTVLIAWLLLLAIPALVEWLLVKANFSATTAQECRASGGACWAFIREKHRLILFGTYPYDEQWRPLLATIVLIAVIICSGIRRFWTPRLALLWVLGLAAVAVLMWGGVFGMTYVENERWGGLPLTLILATFGIAFAFPFGVLLALGRRSRLPAIKALCVVYIELIRGVPLISLLFMSSVMLPLFLPEGFTIDKLLRAQIAIIMFAAAYIAETVRGGLQAIPKGQYEGAASLGLTYWQQMRKIILPQALRIVIPPLVSIFISLFKDTSLVVIIGIFDLTLAAKAALSDAAWRGFGVEAYLFIAFIYFIFCFSMSKYSQALERRLAKGYRR; from the coding sequence ATGAATACGCCCGAACCGCCGCGCGCGGGTTCCGCGGATCTTCCCGTCGCACCGACGCCGGACGGCTTGCCGATCACGCAGCCGGGCGGCCCGGCCGGCGCGGCGTCGGCCGCCGTGGACAGCCTGCCGCCCCCAGGCAGCCAGACCGGCCTGTGGGGATGGCTGCGCCTGAGGCTGTTTTCGTCGCCGCTGAATATCCTGCTGACGGTACTGATCGCCTGGCTGCTGCTGCTGGCGATTCCCGCGCTGGTGGAGTGGCTGCTGGTCAAGGCGAACTTTTCGGCCACCACCGCGCAGGAGTGCCGCGCGTCGGGCGGCGCCTGCTGGGCCTTCATCCGGGAAAAGCACAGGCTGATCCTGTTCGGCACCTATCCCTACGATGAACAATGGCGCCCGCTGCTGGCCACCATCGTCCTGATCGCGGTCATCATATGCAGCGGCATCCGCCGCTTCTGGACGCCCAGGCTGGCCCTGTTGTGGGTGCTGGGGCTGGCCGCGGTGGCGGTGCTGATGTGGGGCGGCGTGTTCGGCATGACCTATGTCGAAAACGAACGCTGGGGCGGCCTGCCGCTGACCTTGATACTGGCGACCTTCGGCATCGCCTTCGCCTTTCCCTTCGGCGTGCTGCTGGCGTTGGGACGGCGGTCGCGTCTGCCGGCGATCAAGGCGCTGTGCGTGGTGTACATCGAGTTGATACGCGGCGTGCCGCTGATCAGCCTGTTGTTCATGTCGTCGGTCATGCTGCCGCTGTTCCTGCCCGAAGGATTCACCATCGACAAGCTGCTGCGCGCGCAGATCGCCATCATCATGTTCGCCGCGGCCTATATCGCGGAAACCGTGCGCGGCGGCCTGCAGGCCATTCCCAAGGGCCAGTACGAAGGCGCGGCGTCACTGGGCCTGACCTATTGGCAGCAGATGCGCAAGATCATCCTGCCGCAGGCCTTGCGCATCGTGATCCCGCCGCTGGTCAGTATTTTCATTTCGCTGTTCAAGGACACGTCGCTGGTGGTCATCATCGGCATCTTCGACCTGACCCTGGCGGCCAAGGCGGCGCTTTCGGATGCGGCGTGGCGCGGCTTCGGCGTCGAAGCCTATCTGTTCATCGCATTCATCTACTTTATTTTCTGCTTCTCGATGTCCAAGTACAGCCAGGCGCTGGAGCGCCGGCTGGCCAAGGGCTATCGACGATAG